The Opitutus sp. ER46 sequence TCGGGTAGCGCCAGGCGACGAAGCCGATGCGGCGGTGGCCGGCGGCCGCGAGCCGGTGCACGAGGGCGCGGATGCCGGCGTAATCGTCGGTGTCGACCGTATCCACGTACGGGTGCTCATAGCTCTCGAGCACGGCGACGGTGGAGATCTTGCGGGCGAACATGGCGACGGCGGCCTCGGCGAACGGGTAGATGAGAATCATGCCCCGCCAGTCGCCGCTGCGGATGTGGCGGAAGACCGGCAGGCGCTTGGCGTCGGGGGTGAGCGAGGCGGGTTCTTGATAGCAGACGTCGATGGCGAGGTGCTCGGCCTCGGCGCGCGCGCGGATGCCCTGCAGCACGTAGGGGAAGGTGGCGAGCGCGACATTCTGGGTGGGCACGCCGATCAGCACGCCGATGGTGATGGGCTTGCTGCGGCGCGAACGGCGGATTGTGCGCGTCGGGTTGCCGCGATAGCCGAGGGCGGCGGCCATGCTCTTCACTTTGGCGCGCGTTTCGGCGGCGATGGCGGGGTGGTTGGCGAGGCTGCGCGAGACGGTCGTCCGGGAAAGGTTCAGACGCTCGGCGAGCAGTTGCTGGTTGACGGAGCGCATCAAGAAAGCGGGGCAGGGGTAAACGTAACGGCGGCGACTGTGGACGGTAAGCGTGCAATTTCAAGTGTTAAAAACCGTGTGCACAAAAATGAAAAGGTGCACAAATATCGCGGCCGTATCTGCGCCGAATAATCCAAGCTGTCTCGCCTGACTCCATAGGTGAAAGAACCGGGTTGAGCGGCGTCGGGCGTCCGGCGAGCAAGGCTGTTTCGTTGTGTGCACAATTGCGTTGACAGGACCCTGCAACTCCGACTCATTCCCGGCCCAAGCGACGCCCCCAACCGGCGTCTAGACCTACCCCGCCTGCCCCATGATTACCCCCGGGTTCCGTTTTGCGGCGACAGCTCTGTCGCAGTGTCACGGCGCTTCCGCGGGGTGTTTGTCGGGTGGGCTTCGTTCTTGACCAACACCCCCATGAAGCTTCCCCAACGGATCACTCCGTCCCTGCTGACTGCCGCGCTGGCGTTGTTCGCCTCGCGACCTGTTGCCATCGCGGCCGAGGCCGCGCCGGCCGACGCCAATCTCGCCGCCGAAGAGCCCGTCGTGCTGAGCCCGTTCACCGTCGATGCCTCGAAGGATCGCGGTTACCTGGCGACGAATGCGACCTCCGGCACGCGCCTCAACACGCCGATCAAGGATCTGCCGATGCCGATCTCGGTGATCACCGAGCAGTTCATCCGCGACACCGGCTCCACCAACCTGCGCCAGGGCCTGCGCTATGTGTCCGGCATCCAGCTCACCTCCCAGAACGACCAGGGCACGCCGGGCGGCGCCTACCAGGGCGCGGGCGGCGTCAACAACGCCGAGGGCGCAACGGCCAATCCCACCCAGACTTCGTACAAGATTCGTGGCTACGTGACCGATGCGGTGCTGCGCGACGGCTTCCGTCGCCAGAACTCGACCGACGCCATCAACATCGAGCGCGTCGAGGTGGTGTTCGGCCCGTCGGCACTGTTGTACGGCTTCGGCCAGTACGGCGGCATCGTGAACTACCACCCGAAGACGCCGGCCGCGAAGCGCTCCGCCGAACTCGGCCTCGCCTACGGCAGCTATGATTTCATGCGAGGCACGCTCGATGTCACCGGGCCGATCGCACCGCGCGTCGGTCTGAACTACCGGCTGACCGGGGCATACGAGGACACCAATTCCTACACCGACTTCAATTCCCAGCAGCACTACTTCATCTCCCCGGCCATCACGCTGCGGCCGTGGAAGCAGACCCAGATCGATATCGATCTCGAGGACGGCAAGATGTGGCAGGACGGCATCGGTTTCCAGCGGGTGCGCGCGATGGCCAACGTGGGCGTCAACAGCGACCAGAACGAGCACGCGGACTTCTTCACCGTGCCCGGCACCGATCCGTACCGGTTCCGCTGGAGCGGTCCCGACACCTTCCAGGACACCCAGGCGTCCAACTTCCGCGCGCAGATCACGCAGACCCTCGTGCCGAACCTCACCCTGCTCGTGGGCTACAACCGTTCGAAGGCCGACTTCCAGCGCCGCGACGTCATCGGCAATCTCAACCAGAACGTCGGCCCGGTGGCGCTGCGGGCCCGCGTGTTCTTCAACACCCTCAGCACGAGTCTCGGTGACTCGAACCAGAACGCCGTCAACGGCTACGTCGACAACGTCGCGCTCCAGTACACCTGGACGGTGTCGGACTCGAGCACGCTGCTCGACCAGGTCCGCGCCGAGTTGAACTACAAGCTCACGCTGTTCGACCGCGGCAACAAGTGGCTGAAGATCACCAACTCGGTGCTGCTCGGCCACTCGGAGGACAGCAACCACAACGACTCCGTCACCGGCGGCACGCAGGACAATCTCTTCAACTACAAGAGCCCGGTCGACGCCTCCTACATCCGTTTCGGCAAACAGGGTGACGGCACGGCCGACGTGCCGATCATCGCGCGCAAGAATGGCAGCTTCTCCCGCGGCTGGGACCAGGCCAGCTATCTCGTGTACCAGGGCCAGGTGCTCGACGATCGCCTCACGGTCGTTGCCGGTATCCGCAATGATCGGACGGACAATTTCACGCGCACCGAGAACTACCTTGCCGGGACGAGCACGTCGACCCGCAGCAAGAAGGTGAGCGAGTACACGCGCCAGTACGGCGCGAGCCTGCAGCTGACCCGCCAGATCTCCATTTACGCCCTCAAGGCCGGCGGCCTGCAGCCGAACTTCAGCGGCCACCTCGACGTGGACGGCAACCCCGTCGGCCCCGTGATCGCCAAGAGCCGCGAGTACGGCCTCAAGTTCGACCTGTTCGACGGCAAAATCTCGGGCTCGGTGAGCAAGTACAAGATCCGCCGCACCGGCTCGGAAATGTTCTTCTGGTGGGCGCCGACCTCGAACTACAAGAACTTCAACCCCGCCAAAGACATCGTTTACAACGTCAGCAACTTCTCGCCGACGTCCGTGCCGGGCGGCAGCAACGGCGGCAACGGCGCGGCTGATGCCGCGCTCCCCCAGTGGAACGCCGGTGTGGCCGCGGGCGCGATCTACCAGAAGTCCGTCGGCGGCGCCACCAACTGGTACGTCAATGCCTCCAAGGCGACGGGGGCTGCGTACATGGACGCGGTCTTCGATTACACGAAGTCGCATGGCATGAGCTGGCCGGGCTGGCTCTACAACTACGACGCGGAGACGAACAACTCCTGGAACGACCGCGCGTCGGGCCCGCAGGGCAACGAGTACCTCGTTGGCTCCGACTCCGCCAAAGGCTGGAGCGCCGAGCTCGTGTTCACGCTGACGAAGGACTTCCAGATCATCGCCAACTACGCCAACACGAAGCGCGTGATCGACCAGGCCGGCAAGTTCGCCAAGTCGCCCAATCCGCAGGATCGCTGGGCGGTGTGGTATTTCCCGAACACCGACTGGGGCCTGACCGGCAAGCCGCTGTCCACGGTGTACACCGATCCCAACGACACTTCGACTTGGACGGGCATCGGCTACGGCAGTGGTGAACGGCAGGACGACACCCCCGATCACTCGGTCTCGATGTGGGCGCACTACCAGTTCCCGAAGGGCCGGCTGTTCGGTCTCTCCGTTGGCGTCGGTGGCACGTGGGAGTCGCCGCGTGAATACCAGTCCGGCATCACGCATGGCGGTGGTCAGCGCATCACCGACAAAAACGGCGGCATCATCGTCCTGGAGACCCCGGAGCGCTACAACGTCGACCTCATGGTGCGGTACGCGTTCAAGATGCACACGCACGATGCGGCGGTGCAGTTGAACATCTTCAACCTGCTCGATGACCGGAAGCTCTACGGCCTGATGTATTCGGCGCCCCGGTCGGCCCGCCTCGAGTTCAGCTACAAGTTCTAGGTTCGCCGCTTCGCGCGGCCTGGGGTGTTCCGGTCCGGTGGCTCCGCGTGGAGTTGCCGGACCGGCCTGCCTCGGCCCCGCGCGCCGCCACGCCAGTCTCGCCTATCCCGCCGTCGTCGCTTTCCTCGCCGCCAACCCCAACCCCCGTCCTCCGTGCCGGAAAAACTGCGTTTCAAGGAGAAGTTCGCCTACGGCCTCGGCGACACCGCGTCCAATTTCTACTTTCAGGCGTTCAACCTGTTTCTCGCCTACTACTACACCGACATCTTCGGCCTGCCGTCGGCGGCGGTCGGCACGCTGATGTTCATCACGCCGCTGCTCGCCGCGGTGATGAATCCGGTGATCGGGATGATTGCCGACCGCACGCAGACCCGCTGGGGCAAGTTCCGGCCGTACATTCTCTGGGGTTCGATCCCGTACGGCATCCTCGGCTTCCTCATGTTTGCCAACCCCGGCTTTGGGCCCGGCGGCAAGCTGGCGTATGCCTATGTCACCTACACGCTCGTGCTCTTCGCCTACGCGGCGATCAACACGCCGTACTCCGCGCTGATGGGCGTGATGTCCTCCTCCTCTGACGATCGCACCTCGCTTTCCACCTACCGGTTTGCCTGCGCCTTCACGGGCACGCTGTTGATCGGCTGGCTGGTGCCGGAGCTGAAGGACGCGCTCGCCGGCGAAGGCGGCAACCCGGCCACGGGCTTCCGGAACACAATGGCGATCTTCGCCGTGCTCTCGGTCGGCATGTTTCTCTACACCTTCTTCAATACCCGGGAGCGCGTCACCGCGCCGGCCGCGCAGCCGTCCTCGGCGCGGCGGGACCTGGCGGACCTCGGCCGCAACCGGCCGTGGGTGATCCTCGTGTTCGCCGGGTTCCTGACGCTCGCCAACGTCGGCCTGCGCAACGGGTCGGCGATCTACTACTTCAAGTACTGCATCGGCAGCGAGGCGGGTCTCGGCCAGTTCAACCTCGTCGGCTTCCTGGCGTTCATTGCCGGTGCGCTGTCGACGAAGCTCTTCCTCCGCTACTTTGCCCGGCGCGGGCTGATGATCACCCTGACGATCCTCAACGCGCTCGCCCTCCTGGCGTTCTATTTCGTCGATCCGCACGCCATGCCCGCGCTGTACGCGCTGAACATCTTCGCGTCGTTTGTCGCCGGCCCGACGCCCGCATTGGTCTGGTCGATGTACGCCGACACGGCGGACTTTGGCGAGTGGCGCTTCGGCCGCCGCGCCACCGGCCTCGTGTTCTCCGCCGCAGTGTTTGCGCAAAAGGTCGGGCTCGCCATCGGCGGCGCGCTGCTGGGCTGGCTGCTGGCCGGCTTTGGCTTCGTGCCC is a genomic window containing:
- a CDS encoding LacI family DNA-binding transcriptional regulator; the encoded protein is MRSVNQQLLAERLNLSRTTVSRSLANHPAIAAETRAKVKSMAAALGYRGNPTRTIRRSRRSKPITIGVLIGVPTQNVALATFPYVLQGIRARAEAEHLAIDVCYQEPASLTPDAKRLPVFRHIRSGDWRGMILIYPFAEAAVAMFARKISTVAVLESYEHPYVDTVDTDDYAGIRALVHRLAAAGHRRIGFVAWRYPIGGNWTTRRFGGYVDGLFSLGLEFNPHWAFNVRRNEPTLAAAPIADGVVRRMREDHVTAWVCAADHQAYQLIQDLTARGVRVPHDCSITGFDGLEPPANLPRMSSMRVPHEDIGDSAVGRLLGRMMQPHAPRRKILVEAHPVEGTTVAAPRA
- a CDS encoding TonB-dependent receptor plug domain-containing protein, encoding MKLPQRITPSLLTAALALFASRPVAIAAEAAPADANLAAEEPVVLSPFTVDASKDRGYLATNATSGTRLNTPIKDLPMPISVITEQFIRDTGSTNLRQGLRYVSGIQLTSQNDQGTPGGAYQGAGGVNNAEGATANPTQTSYKIRGYVTDAVLRDGFRRQNSTDAINIERVEVVFGPSALLYGFGQYGGIVNYHPKTPAAKRSAELGLAYGSYDFMRGTLDVTGPIAPRVGLNYRLTGAYEDTNSYTDFNSQQHYFISPAITLRPWKQTQIDIDLEDGKMWQDGIGFQRVRAMANVGVNSDQNEHADFFTVPGTDPYRFRWSGPDTFQDTQASNFRAQITQTLVPNLTLLVGYNRSKADFQRRDVIGNLNQNVGPVALRARVFFNTLSTSLGDSNQNAVNGYVDNVALQYTWTVSDSSTLLDQVRAELNYKLTLFDRGNKWLKITNSVLLGHSEDSNHNDSVTGGTQDNLFNYKSPVDASYIRFGKQGDGTADVPIIARKNGSFSRGWDQASYLVYQGQVLDDRLTVVAGIRNDRTDNFTRTENYLAGTSTSTRSKKVSEYTRQYGASLQLTRQISIYALKAGGLQPNFSGHLDVDGNPVGPVIAKSREYGLKFDLFDGKISGSVSKYKIRRTGSEMFFWWAPTSNYKNFNPAKDIVYNVSNFSPTSVPGGSNGGNGAADAALPQWNAGVAAGAIYQKSVGGATNWYVNASKATGAAYMDAVFDYTKSHGMSWPGWLYNYDAETNNSWNDRASGPQGNEYLVGSDSAKGWSAELVFTLTKDFQIIANYANTKRVIDQAGKFAKSPNPQDRWAVWYFPNTDWGLTGKPLSTVYTDPNDTSTWTGIGYGSGERQDDTPDHSVSMWAHYQFPKGRLFGLSVGVGGTWESPREYQSGITHGGGQRITDKNGGIIVLETPERYNVDLMVRYAFKMHTHDAAVQLNIFNLLDDRKLYGLMYSAPRSARLEFSYKF
- a CDS encoding MFS transporter; translated protein: MPEKLRFKEKFAYGLGDTASNFYFQAFNLFLAYYYTDIFGLPSAAVGTLMFITPLLAAVMNPVIGMIADRTQTRWGKFRPYILWGSIPYGILGFLMFANPGFGPGGKLAYAYVTYTLVLFAYAAINTPYSALMGVMSSSSDDRTSLSTYRFACAFTGTLLIGWLVPELKDALAGEGGNPATGFRNTMAIFAVLSVGMFLYTFFNTRERVTAPAAQPSSARRDLADLGRNRPWVILVFAGFLTLANVGLRNGSAIYYFKYCIGSEAGLGQFNLVGFLAFIAGALSTKLFLRYFARRGLMITLTILNALALLAFYFVDPHAMPALYALNIFASFVAGPTPALVWSMYADTADFGEWRFGRRATGLVFSAAVFAQKVGLAIGGALLGWLLAGFGFVPNTTQTPEVVHGIILLYSLLPGAFALLSGFVIFFYTLDEPMVKRIERELAERQSATATPAVSSPPAS